A part of Candidatus Angelobacter sp. genomic DNA contains:
- a CDS encoding DUF1549 and DUF1553 domain-containing protein — MAVLSKAGCNAGPCHGNANGKAGFKLSLRGEDPEWDFNALARDMFGRRVNPEDPDRSLILLKPTTQLAHEGGQRFRKGSVEYATLRGWIAEGLPADPPETPALSRLEVSPTEKILFDPDGEVQLQARAVFSDGSIRDVTGMAVYDTANGLVKVTHDGLVQRQDYGETTVLVRYLRAQVPVRVAFVPARPGWVWSEPSVNNYIDEHIFAKLRTLRINPSGLCTDQTFVRRAYLDLLGILPTAREARAFVADQRADKRSRLVERLFTRPEFADFWALKWADLLRAEERLLDRKGIEAFQRWLRQGIAENKPLDRFARELIAARGSTYENPAANFYRAVRDPVARSEAVAQVFLGTQLHCAQCHNHPFDKWTQEDYYDWADVFARVGYKVLENRRRDNNDGHEFKGEQIVFVANKGEVKNPRTGKAAHPRFLGGQNPLTDDSDGELDALAAWITSPDNPFFARAQVNRIWFHLMGRGIVDPIDDFRATNPASHPALLDALAADLVKHQFDLRQLIRLIMNSRTYQLSATPNESNRDDDVDFSRAYVRRLTAEQLLDCQSEVVGVPVKFNGYPPGLRAAQLPGALSERRRDQKMSEVDSFLEIFGKPPRLLTCECERSGDTTMGQAFQMISGPAINELLDAPNNRLGRLLSSGQSDRDIVEELYWTALTRPPADKELNRVTVLLEKSNDKRRALEDVTWALLNAKEFVLRK; from the coding sequence ATGGCGGTGCTCTCCAAGGCTGGCTGCAATGCGGGTCCGTGCCACGGTAACGCAAATGGCAAAGCCGGCTTCAAGCTCTCGCTTCGCGGCGAGGATCCGGAGTGGGACTTCAACGCGCTGGCGCGCGACATGTTCGGCCGCCGCGTGAATCCCGAAGATCCAGACCGGAGCCTCATTCTTTTGAAGCCAACGACGCAACTCGCGCATGAAGGCGGTCAGCGGTTCAGAAAGGGTTCCGTCGAGTATGCGACGCTGCGTGGCTGGATTGCTGAGGGCCTTCCGGCGGATCCTCCCGAGACACCCGCGCTGTCGCGGCTTGAAGTTTCGCCGACGGAAAAGATTCTTTTTGACCCGGACGGCGAGGTTCAATTGCAGGCCCGTGCGGTCTTTTCCGATGGGTCGATCCGCGACGTGACCGGCATGGCTGTTTACGATACGGCGAATGGACTCGTCAAAGTCACTCATGACGGCCTCGTTCAGCGCCAGGACTACGGAGAAACCACCGTGCTCGTCCGTTACCTTCGCGCGCAGGTGCCGGTGCGGGTCGCGTTCGTCCCCGCGCGGCCCGGCTGGGTCTGGAGCGAGCCGTCGGTGAACAATTACATCGACGAACACATCTTCGCCAAACTTCGCACGCTGCGTATTAATCCTTCCGGACTTTGCACAGACCAGACGTTCGTGCGGCGCGCCTATCTCGACCTGCTCGGCATTCTTCCCACGGCCCGCGAGGCCCGCGCGTTCGTCGCCGATCAGCGCGCGGACAAGCGCTCGCGACTTGTCGAACGATTGTTCACGCGTCCGGAGTTCGCGGATTTCTGGGCGCTCAAATGGGCCGACCTGCTCCGCGCAGAGGAGCGCTTGCTCGACCGCAAGGGAATCGAGGCGTTTCAACGCTGGCTTCGTCAGGGCATTGCGGAGAACAAGCCGCTCGACCGTTTTGCGCGCGAACTGATCGCCGCGCGCGGCAGCACTTATGAAAACCCGGCGGCGAATTTCTATCGTGCCGTTCGCGATCCGGTGGCGCGCTCGGAGGCGGTCGCGCAGGTGTTTCTCGGCACGCAACTCCACTGCGCCCAGTGCCACAATCATCCATTCGACAAATGGACGCAGGAGGATTACTACGATTGGGCGGACGTTTTCGCGCGCGTGGGCTACAAAGTCCTGGAAAACCGTCGGCGCGACAACAACGACGGTCATGAGTTCAAGGGAGAACAGATCGTCTTCGTTGCGAACAAGGGCGAAGTAAAGAATCCGCGCACCGGCAAAGCAGCGCATCCGCGGTTCCTCGGCGGGCAAAATCCGCTCACGGACGATTCCGACGGCGAACTCGACGCGCTGGCCGCGTGGATCACATCGCCGGACAACCCATTTTTTGCCCGGGCCCAGGTGAATCGCATCTGGTTCCATCTGATGGGCCGGGGCATCGTGGACCCGATCGATGATTTCCGCGCGACGAACCCGGCGTCGCATCCCGCGCTGCTGGACGCGCTGGCCGCCGACCTTGTAAAGCACCAGTTCGACCTGCGCCAACTGATCCGGCTCATCATGAATTCGCGGACCTATCAATTGTCGGCGACGCCAAACGAATCCAACCGGGACGACGATGTTGATTTTTCACGCGCCTACGTTCGGCGTCTGACGGCCGAACAGCTGCTCGATTGCCAGAGCGAAGTCGTCGGTGTGCCGGTGAAGTTCAACGGCTATCCGCCCGGCCTGCGGGCGGCACAATTGCCCGGCGCGCTTTCCGAGCGGCGGCGCGACCAGAAGATGAGCGAGGTGGACAGTTTTCTCGAAATATTCGGCAAACCGCCGCGTCTGCTCACCTGCGAGTGCGAGCGTTCCGGCGACACGACGATGGGCCAGGCCTTTCAAATGATCAGCGGCCCGGCCATCAACGAACTGCTCGACGCTCCCAACAACCGTCTGGGGCGGCTGTTGTCGTCAGGCCAATCGGACCGCGACATCGTGGAGGAACTCTACTGGACGGCGTTGACCCGGCCGCCTGCCGACAAGGAACTGAACCGGGTGACTGTGCTTCTGGAGAAATCGAACGACAAGCGCCGGGCGCTTGAAGATGTGACGTGGGCGTTGCTCAACGCGAAGGAATTTGTACTGCGAAAGTAA
- a CDS encoding Spx/MgsR family RNA polymerase-binding regulatory protein yields the protein MPFKIYTHEKCGTCRKALKFLDTQGIDYLAIPILERPPQKAELKKMLKFHDGAVRRLFNTSGREYKRLKLKEKLPGLAASEAIDLLARNGRLVRRPFLLAGTRGGVVGFNEAGWKDLLK from the coding sequence ATGCCCTTTAAGATCTACACCCATGAAAAGTGCGGCACCTGCCGCAAGGCACTCAAGTTTCTGGACACTCAGGGAATAGATTACCTCGCGATTCCGATTCTCGAACGCCCGCCGCAAAAGGCCGAGTTGAAAAAGATGCTGAAGTTTCACGACGGCGCAGTGCGCAGGCTTTTCAACACATCGGGCAGAGAATACAAACGGCTGAAGCTCAAGGAAAAGCTGCCGGGTTTGGCCGCCTCCGAAGCAATCGACCTTCTTGCTCGCAATGGGCGTCTTGTCCGACGGCCATTCCTGCTGGCTGGCACGCGCGGGGGAGTGGTTGGTTTCAACGAAGCCGGTTGGAAAGATTTGTTGAAATGA
- a CDS encoding carboxy terminal-processing peptidase: MRILIFLLCFKFAAVFADEQPGKTAQSPPPSPGSRGSGLVAQGAAATNGVAPLEDLILLERRSRSLSPIEAAPDERAIARLTANVLAHVHYLRQPLNDEISSRFLDRYLETLDSLHMHFLKSDLEEFEEYRTVLDDMTRAGDTAPAREIFKRFMKRVDQRAAFVAESLKSDHFEFTGNDRFYLDRRKAPYPKDLAEAKELWTQNLRYEYLQEKLNLEKPKPTATAAKGARSGTNAAPVNVRDEIVKTLSRRYARYLRFWQEEDGGDVLQFYLTTLMHVYDPHSDYLGKSTFDNFAMSMNLSLFGIGALLQSEDGYCKIKELKPGPAMRSNKLKPGDRIVAVAQGDDSEPVDVVDTKLSKVVDMIRGPKGTKVRLTVIPVDASDPSTRKEVALIRDEIKLEDEEAKAQVVEVPGKEGATTRLGIIFLPSFYANVDGRAARKSTTEDVAKLLKKLKAENVSGVVLDLRHNGGGSLEEAINLTGLFIKEGPVVQVKDAEGNIIKDEDTDPSVLYDGPLIVLTSRFSASASEIVAGALQDYGRALIVGDSSTHGKGTVQSLIRLEPYVHTRFSDSTNDPGALKVTIRKFYRASGSSTQLKGVVPDVVLPSLNNYADSVGEASLENPLPWDTIPSAKYEKLNLIQPLLPELRKRSAERVAADKDFAYLQEDIETYKKYLADKSVSLNEEARLKEMKENEEKAEARKKERKSRHESEDKVYELTLKQVDLPGLQPPAKTGDASTAEPGRDDANPDDVEDTSPEDKTPAVDVTLKETKRILLDLVALSNKETAVAAHN, translated from the coding sequence GTGAGAATCCTGATTTTTTTGCTTTGTTTCAAATTCGCAGCCGTCTTTGCGGACGAACAGCCCGGCAAGACCGCGCAAAGCCCGCCTCCGTCGCCCGGCAGCCGCGGCTCGGGGCTGGTTGCGCAGGGCGCGGCGGCCACGAACGGCGTGGCGCCACTGGAGGATTTGATTCTGCTGGAGCGCCGCTCCCGCAGCCTGTCGCCCATCGAAGCCGCGCCCGACGAGCGGGCCATTGCCCGGTTGACGGCCAACGTCCTCGCGCATGTGCATTATCTGCGGCAGCCCTTGAACGACGAAATCTCCTCCCGGTTTTTGGACCGCTATCTGGAGACGCTCGACAGCCTCCACATGCATTTCCTCAAGTCGGATCTTGAGGAATTCGAAGAGTACCGGACCGTGCTGGACGACATGACAAGGGCCGGCGACACCGCTCCGGCGAGGGAGATTTTCAAGCGCTTCATGAAACGGGTCGATCAACGCGCGGCCTTCGTCGCCGAGTCGCTCAAGTCCGACCATTTTGAATTCACCGGGAACGACCGCTTTTACCTCGACCGCCGCAAAGCGCCGTATCCAAAAGACCTGGCGGAAGCCAAAGAACTCTGGACCCAGAATCTGCGTTACGAGTACCTCCAGGAAAAACTGAACCTGGAAAAACCGAAACCGACCGCCACCGCGGCCAAAGGCGCCAGGAGCGGAACCAACGCCGCGCCGGTCAATGTTCGTGACGAAATCGTCAAAACCCTCAGCCGCCGATACGCGCGCTACCTGCGCTTTTGGCAGGAAGAAGACGGCGGCGACGTCCTGCAATTCTACCTGACAACCCTGATGCACGTTTACGATCCACATTCCGATTATCTTGGCAAGTCCACTTTCGACAATTTTGCCATGTCCATGAACCTGTCGCTGTTCGGCATCGGCGCGCTCCTGCAATCGGAGGATGGGTACTGTAAAATCAAGGAACTGAAGCCCGGCCCGGCGATGCGCAGCAACAAACTGAAACCCGGAGACCGCATCGTCGCCGTGGCGCAGGGTGATGACTCCGAGCCGGTGGACGTGGTGGACACGAAGTTAAGCAAGGTCGTGGACATGATCCGCGGGCCCAAAGGAACAAAGGTCCGACTCACGGTCATTCCCGTGGATGCCTCGGATCCTTCGACCCGCAAGGAAGTGGCGTTGATCCGCGACGAAATCAAACTCGAAGATGAGGAAGCCAAGGCACAGGTTGTCGAAGTACCCGGCAAGGAAGGGGCGACGACGCGCCTGGGAATCATTTTTCTTCCGTCGTTTTACGCCAACGTCGATGGCAGGGCCGCGCGCAAAAGCACGACGGAAGATGTGGCGAAGCTGCTGAAAAAGCTGAAAGCTGAAAATGTCAGCGGCGTCGTCCTCGACCTCCGCCATAACGGCGGCGGCTCTCTCGAGGAGGCCATCAACCTCACGGGCCTGTTCATCAAGGAAGGCCCGGTCGTTCAGGTGAAGGATGCGGAAGGCAACATCATCAAGGACGAGGACACTGACCCGTCGGTGCTTTACGACGGACCGCTTATCGTGCTGACCAGCCGGTTCAGCGCCTCGGCGTCGGAAATCGTCGCCGGCGCGTTGCAGGACTACGGACGCGCGCTCATTGTTGGTGACTCCTCGACGCACGGCAAGGGAACGGTCCAGTCGCTCATCCGGCTTGAGCCTTACGTGCATACCCGGTTCAGCGACTCGACAAACGACCCGGGGGCGCTGAAGGTGACGATCCGCAAGTTCTATCGCGCCAGCGGGTCTTCGACGCAATTGAAGGGCGTGGTGCCGGATGTCGTGCTGCCGTCGCTGAATAATTATGCGGACTCGGTTGGCGAGGCTTCGTTGGAAAACCCGCTGCCGTGGGACACGATTCCGAGCGCAAAATACGAGAAATTGAATCTGATCCAGCCGCTCCTGCCCGAACTGCGCAAACGTTCCGCAGAGCGCGTGGCGGCGGACAAGGACTTCGCCTATTTGCAGGAAGACATCGAAACGTACAAGAAGTATCTCGCGGACAAAAGTGTCTCCCTGAATGAAGAGGCGCGCCTCAAAGAGATGAAGGAAAACGAGGAGAAGGCTGAAGCCCGCAAGAAGGAACGCAAGTCCCGGCATGAATCGGAGGACAAGGTTTATGAGCTGACCTTGAAGCAGGTGGATTTGCCGGGCCTCCAGCCTCCGGCCAAAACCGGCGATGCATCCACGGCGGAACCGGGCCGGGACGATGCGAATCCGGACGATGTCGAAGACACCTCGCCGGAGGACAAAACCCCGGCTGTGGACGTGACCTTGAAGGAAACGAAACGGATACTGCTCGATCTCGTCGCGCTTTCGAACAAGGAAACCGCCGTTGCGGCACACAACTGA
- a CDS encoding rhomboid family intramembrane serine protease, with protein sequence MRTIGSLRDEAAARMFSDHLYACGIGNRIEPERDGSWILWVEAEDQIDVAAELLKEFQQNPKDPKYEQSSRAAAGKREQEQKENAAAQKRVFDRSRLFPIRGGVGFLTAILIAISVSTGLVSSFGANTKPILWMFISERIVEGDAIARLNDLPEIRHGEIWRLLTPIFIHFTIPHILFNMLWLLDLGTMIERRQNTRVLSALVVVIAVLSNFGQYLWKGPVFGGMSGVVYGLIGYIWLRGKYDPASGLFLHSSTVMMAVIWFALCLVGVIPHVANAAHSVGFAVGIVWGYLSAFAANRRN encoded by the coding sequence ATGCGAACGATTGGCTCCCTGCGAGATGAAGCCGCCGCCAGAATGTTCAGCGACCATCTTTACGCGTGCGGCATCGGCAATCGAATCGAGCCGGAACGGGACGGTTCGTGGATATTGTGGGTTGAAGCAGAGGACCAGATTGACGTCGCCGCGGAGTTGCTGAAGGAGTTTCAACAGAATCCGAAGGATCCGAAATACGAACAATCGTCCCGTGCCGCGGCCGGGAAACGTGAGCAGGAACAGAAAGAGAACGCGGCCGCGCAAAAGAGAGTATTCGACCGGAGCAGGCTGTTTCCGATTCGGGGCGGTGTTGGCTTTCTGACGGCGATCCTCATCGCGATCAGCGTGTCAACCGGCCTGGTTTCAAGCTTTGGCGCCAACACGAAACCCATTTTGTGGATGTTCATTTCCGAACGGATCGTCGAAGGAGACGCGATTGCGCGGTTGAATGACCTGCCGGAGATTCGGCACGGCGAAATCTGGAGATTGCTCACGCCCATTTTTATTCATTTCACGATTCCGCACATTCTTTTCAACATGCTCTGGCTTCTCGACCTCGGGACGATGATTGAGCGCCGGCAAAACACGCGCGTGCTGAGCGCCCTCGTGGTAGTCATCGCCGTGCTTTCCAATTTTGGTCAATACCTGTGGAAGGGACCGGTCTTTGGCGGGATGTCCGGCGTGGTTTACGGGTTGATCGGCTACATCTGGTTGCGCGGAAAATATGATCCCGCTTCGGGTCTGTTTCTGCACAGCAGCACAGTGATGATGGCGGTGATCTGGTTCGCGCTTTGTCTGGTGGGCGTCATCCCGCACGTCGCCAACGCGGCGCACAGCGTTGGCTTCGCGGTGGGCATTGTCTGGGGATATCTCTCGGCATTCGCGGCCAACCGAAGGAATTGA
- a CDS encoding amidohydrolase — protein sequence MKPTIFSSAFAAAAIASVTLSAENPAGPPSSLREQVRSLVDQEYPRLFDLYKVLHTHPELSLHEEKTGQRVADELKRAGLEVTTRVGGYGVVGVLRNGAGPTILIRTDLDALPVKERTGLPYASSVRTMDDKGNEVDVMHACGHDIHMSVFVGTARLLTALKNRWQGTLVFIGQPAEEKGSGARAMLKDGLFTRFPKPDYCLALHDKADQAAGTVGWVEGYALANVDSMDITIRGIGGHGAWPHKTKDPIVLAAETVLALQTIVSREIAPGEPAVVTVGSIHGGTKHNIISDEVKLQLTLRSYTDEVRAQTIAAIRRITHGLAEAAGLPEDRMPVITLLDQEFTPATFNDPALTRRLAAAFRSWLGETNVHAAKPVMGGEDFSEYGRTTDKIPICMFWLGAVKPELVAESERTGKSLPTLHSGEFAPLPEPTIKTGVTVMTAAVLELAGRQ from the coding sequence ATGAAACCGACGATATTTTCATCTGCGTTCGCCGCCGCGGCAATCGCTTCAGTGACTTTGTCGGCGGAGAATCCCGCCGGGCCGCCGTCGTCATTGCGCGAACAGGTCCGGTCACTCGTCGATCAGGAATACCCGCGGCTGTTCGACCTTTACAAAGTTTTGCACACCCACCCGGAGCTGTCGCTGCACGAGGAAAAAACCGGCCAGCGCGTCGCCGATGAGTTGAAGCGGGCCGGTCTGGAAGTCACCACGCGCGTCGGCGGTTACGGTGTTGTGGGAGTGTTGCGCAATGGCGCCGGCCCGACGATCCTCATCCGCACGGACCTCGACGCGTTACCGGTGAAGGAACGGACCGGCCTGCCCTACGCGAGCAGCGTCCGGACGATGGACGACAAGGGGAACGAGGTGGATGTGATGCATGCGTGCGGTCACGACATTCACATGAGCGTGTTCGTCGGGACGGCAAGGTTGTTGACCGCGCTGAAAAACAGGTGGCAGGGAACGCTCGTCTTCATCGGTCAGCCGGCGGAGGAAAAGGGGTCCGGCGCCCGGGCCATGCTGAAGGACGGATTGTTCACGCGCTTCCCCAAACCGGATTATTGCCTGGCGCTGCACGACAAGGCCGACCAGGCGGCGGGGACCGTTGGCTGGGTCGAGGGGTACGCGCTGGCCAACGTGGATTCGATGGACATCACGATCCGCGGCATTGGCGGGCATGGCGCGTGGCCGCACAAGACGAAGGACCCGATTGTGCTCGCCGCGGAGACGGTTCTTGCGCTGCAGACCATCGTAAGCCGTGAAATCGCGCCAGGCGAACCGGCCGTGGTGACGGTTGGTTCCATCCATGGCGGCACCAAGCACAACATCATTTCCGACGAGGTGAAGCTGCAGTTGACACTGCGCTCGTACACCGATGAAGTGCGCGCGCAGACCATCGCCGCCATCAGGCGCATCACGCACGGTCTCGCCGAGGCCGCGGGCCTGCCCGAAGACCGCATGCCCGTCATCACGCTGCTGGACCAGGAATTCACGCCCGCCACTTTCAACGATCCCGCGTTGACGCGCCGCCTCGCTGCCGCGTTCAGGAGCTGGCTTGGCGAAACGAATGTTCACGCGGCAAAACCGGTCATGGGCGGCGAGGATTTCAGCGAATACGGCAGGACGACGGACAAAATTCCCATTTGCATGTTCTGGCTTGGCGCCGTGAAGCCGGAACTGGTCGCGGAAAGCGAACGGACGGGCAAGTCTCTGCCCACGCTGCACTCCGGCGAATTTGCCCCGTTGCCGGAGCCAACCATCAAGACCGGCGTGACGGTGATGACAGCGGCGGTGCTGGAACTTGCCGGCAGACAGTGA